From the Flavimarina sp. Hel_I_48 genome, one window contains:
- a CDS encoding carbohydrate-binding family 9-like protein encodes MKAIKSLVYFLFSTTLFAQEIQEPRLYVAYKTTKTIKIDGKPAENAWETASWSTDFIDIEGEKTPKYKTNVKMIWDETNVYFYAKLEEPHIWATLKQRDTVIFYNNDFEIFMDPAGDTQNYMEFEMNAFNTVWDLLMPQAYREGGNAVDSWDIKNIQTAVHMEGSINDASDTDKYWSVEIAMPWEVLTEVAPGANIPRNDFWRINFSRVNWDFELKNGDYYRKTDEKGQFLPEYNWVWSPQGVINMHEPEHWGYVYFADVSPEVKLNVRIPQDEKIRWELYALYRAQKSYLDKNKKWAKSMKNLRKTPILIDGKPLKTTLVMHSAGWNITAESPFSNKKYLIDQEGDYKQLNK; translated from the coding sequence ATGAAAGCCATAAAATCACTCGTCTACTTCCTTTTTAGCACCACACTTTTCGCACAGGAAATACAGGAGCCTCGCCTTTATGTGGCCTACAAAACTACAAAAACCATCAAAATTGATGGAAAACCAGCTGAAAATGCCTGGGAAACAGCTTCCTGGAGCACCGATTTTATTGATATTGAAGGGGAGAAAACGCCCAAATACAAGACCAATGTAAAAATGATCTGGGATGAGACCAATGTTTATTTTTACGCAAAACTGGAAGAACCGCACATTTGGGCAACGCTTAAGCAGCGGGACACCGTTATTTTCTACAATAATGATTTTGAGATTTTTATGGATCCGGCGGGGGATACCCAGAATTATATGGAGTTTGAAATGAATGCCTTCAATACCGTATGGGACCTTCTAATGCCACAAGCGTACCGGGAAGGCGGTAACGCCGTTGACAGTTGGGATATCAAAAATATTCAAACCGCGGTCCACATGGAGGGAAGTATCAATGATGCCAGCGATACAGATAAATACTGGTCGGTTGAAATCGCGATGCCGTGGGAGGTGCTTACCGAAGTCGCTCCCGGTGCAAACATCCCAAGGAACGATTTCTGGCGCATCAATTTTTCCCGTGTCAACTGGGATTTTGAGCTAAAAAACGGTGATTATTACCGAAAAACAGACGAAAAAGGCCAATTTTTACCGGAATATAACTGGGTTTGGTCACCTCAGGGAGTCATCAATATGCACGAGCCAGAGCATTGGGGCTATGTATATTTTGCAGACGTTTCCCCAGAGGTAAAACTCAATGTAAGGATTCCGCAGGATGAAAAAATACGCTGGGAACTTTATGCCCTCTACCGGGCGCAAAAGAGCTACCTGGATAAGAATAAAAAATGGGCAAAAAGCATGAAAAACCTTCGGAAAACACCAATTTTGATTGATGGAAAGCCATTGAAAACAACCTTAGTAATGCATTCCGCAGGATGGAATATCACAGCTGAAAGTCCGTTTTCCAATAAAAAATACCTGATCGATCAGGAAGGCGATTACAAACAACTTAATAAGTAA